Sequence from the Sediminitomix flava genome:
ACGCTTTGAAGAATTAAATTTACCCTCTAGGAATTATAATACTAGGTTAGAAAAAATACGATTAAAAATTTACAACAACTCTTCCGAAACCTTTGAAAAGACTCAAATTTTATCCTTAGAAAATGTAAGTCATATGATTGGGATGTTGGGTTCTGGAAAATCAACACTCATGGATATTTTAGCGGTCTACATTGCACAAAAAGGATGGCATATCACTTTAGTAGTCAATGATGTAATAGATGCTTTAAATAAATGCGACTTTTATTCCAAGCTTGGGCTTTTGGCTAATCCAATATTGAGTACACAAAAAGAACGTAAACTTGAACACCTCAGAAGAGCATATCAAAGCATTCCACAAGAAGAATACAATAGTCATAAAGCCTTCGAATGGCTGAATACTTCCTGTGCTTTAAATCTAGATGATGAAAACGGTCAAGGTCTTGATGTTTCTCATTATCCATGTCAAGACTTAAGCCGGATTGAAAGTGAAAAGTCCAAAAGATATGTTTGCCCCCTTTATGCACAATGCAATTTCCATTCATTAGAACATAACCTCTCAAAGGCAAATATTTGGGTAATTACTCCTGCTGCTCTTTTATACTCAAGACCCTCACCTATGGTAAGTCCTACTAGGTTATATTATTGGGAATTGGCTTATCAGAAATCTAGTCTAATTATCTTCGATGAAGCAGACCGAGTTCAATTGCAACTTGACAATTATATGTCCCCCTCCGAAACCTTAGTAAGTGATGGTAAAAGTTGGTTGGATCAATTACATAAAGAGGTTAATGATCTTTTACAAAAAGGACAACATCAGAAATATTTGGTAATACCAGATTGGGTAAAGGCTGTCAACCGTTCAATGGAGGCCTACCGACATTTACAAGAGTTTCTTGCCATGGATTTTGTTAGTAATAGACTTCGTAAATATCCTTTTTTCTCCTCTTATACTATTTTATCTTCTGTCGATCATTTATGTAAGGGAAAAGAGTCAGATGATACTCAAGAATTATCCGAGTGCTTTGCTAAATATCTGGCGACAAAGGAGCCCATGAAAAACATTGATTTTGAAAGCGAATTACAACAACTGACCGTGCACCTCTTTGCTGGAGAAGAATTTTCTGACTTAGAAGTAGAAGTTTGGAATTGGCTATCCAAACAGGCTGAACTTAACAAAGTATATAAAACCTCATTTGAAGAGATTGATGTACGAAAAGAAATCGTGACTTACTTATGTATTGCTTTAATCATAAGGGTATTACAGTTTAATCTAAATCGGGTAATTGTCGATTGGGGAAGTGCTCAAGCTACATTCCCAGAACTTAAAGAACTCTCTTCAGATATTATGCAGAGTTGGCAAAGAAATTTAAGTGCTAGTATCCCAAAGTCTCCTATTGGAAATATCATCGGCTTTAAATATATCTTAGAAAAAGAGAAACAAGTCAGAAATAATGTTGGTGATTTGCAATTTATCAAGCTATTGGGAATGGGGAGATATTTTCTAAGCCACTTTAGTACCCTAAAATTGGATAGTCATCAATTGAAAGGGCCTGCTACCTTATTACTTTCAGGGACAAGCTCTTCAGGTGAGAGTCCAAGTTATCATATAAATCTTCCCGTAAAGTACATCTTAGAAAATCCTGATTACAGCAAAAGCTTAGATATAAAATTTCACTTTGAATTTTTCAGAGATCAAGAAGGGAAAAGTATCAAGGTATCTGGTCTACATGGCCCCTCACGCTTTGATGCCTTAAAAAAATTACTAAACTGCTTATTTGAAATTAATGAAGGAGAAACTTTATCTCTCATCAAGAAAAGACTTTTGAATTTAGAACAAGGAAGGCAAAAGATTTTGTTGGTCGTTGGTAGTTATGAAGAAGTACGAATAGCTCTTCAGCATTTTTCAAAGATCAAGCATAATTTTGAGAGACGCATTGTTGGTTTAGAAAAAGATGGTTATCATTCCCTAGAAAATGTTGAAGATCAATATATTGGATCAAGGTTTATTTCCAGAGGCAAAGTAGATCGCTTTAAGGACTTTGATGCCGATGTATTGATTGCCCCATTATTAGCTCTTGAGCGTGGGCATAATATTTTAAATGAAGATCATAAAGCAGCTTTTGGTGCTGCCTATTTTTTAGTACGCCCCCACCCTATTCCATACGACTTAAATTTAGGTGTTCGAAGGTTAAGTAAGTGGGCTACTAAACAAAGTTCAAATCGTGGGTTTGGTAATGGAGTATCGTATATTGATATTCATAAGAAGTTTACAAACCTTGCATACCAACGTTGGTATGCCGTAATGAAAGATAGTAATACCTTATCAAGGCTACCTGATCATGAACGTGATGAAATTGTTTGGGATTACTTAGTCACGATTTGGCAGCTTATCGGACGTCTAATCAGGGGTGGAGTATCTTGTGAGATCCGTTTTTGTGATGCGGCTTTTGCCCGTATAACCTCTGGTTTAGATAAACCAAAAGGACAAACTTATGATGATAGCTCTACAAGTATACTTCTAAATTTCAGGTCAATACTTTCTGATTTTTTTTCAGAAAAAAGTGAGGCTCCAAAACAACAAATAACCATTACAAAGGCGATGTACCGCCCTTTATATAAAGCTCTTTTAAATATTTCTGGTATCTAACTTTTTAATCAAGAGAATAATGACAAATAACCCGAAAAAAGGTCAGCCAATGGCATTTCATTTATTAGATGACTGCCAAGAACTAAAGCAAGTTATATGGACACTTCAATTTCCATTAGAATGGCAGGGAATTCTAGATTATGTAATACATAAAGAAAAGGATAGTGAATCTAACAAAAGGTTACCTATCCGATCTCTCAATCAGATCTTAAAATCCCTTATTCCCAATATCTTCGCCACCAATGATTATACTGAAACCGTTTGGCTCTACTGTAAAGAGCCTATACCAAATGATTTGCTTTTAATGTTTGTGCAAATTTGGGTGAAAGCGTCTTTCAAAACACATCCGTTGGTCTTAGTTTTAGATCGCTTAAAAGCAGATGATCTCCAATGGGAACCACTAGATGTAGATTTTTCTAATTTGAACACATCTATGTTTCAGAATGAGAATAACCACAGGATTCCAGATTATATATTTGATACCCTGCCTCATATCATTGCAAATTACTTAGTACAAAGCACTCATGAGAAGTCTTTGACCATTTACGACGATCCACTTAGATTCAAAAAGATTCATTCTGACAATAGAAATGTACAATTGGTATCTTGGCCTCCACTATACGATATAGGCTACAAAGAGGGAAGATATTACTATAGCTACTATATTTCCTTTTCTCTATACCTTAGCCCTTATCAAGAAAAACCTGAAGTGGTCATGACATCGGGGATCAAGCGCTATCTATCAAATAGATTTCAGGATACATATAGTAAAAATAAACGAAGTGTCATTATTGATCCGAAAATGAATTGGCCAGTAAAATTATCTGACCCATATTCACTCTGCTCCATTTCCTATAAATATGATCACGATAAATCAGAAGTTGTACCTGATGGCTTGTTCTTGGAAATTCTTCAAATGCTTCAAGAAGACCAAAAGAGTAATAGCATCCCCGATTACCAAACCATTTTATCAAATGTAGATCGTTATATAAACCGTTATACCATTGTGTACAAAGACAATGAAAATGCACATGGAATCGGGAAAGGCTTAAGTCCTGCTGATCGTAAAAATATATTTGAACCTGTACGAGATCGACTAAATAGCATCATGAAACCCACTCCCGCTCTACCGGTCATCACATTAAGAAAAAACCTGATCACAAAAAAAGAGGCCTACAATCCTTTTTTTAACAAAAAAGCTGATGTTGATTTGCATCAACAAAGAGTTGAGATCGTTAAGAATGTAAGAAGCGATTTTCGTTTAAATGTATTGATGATTAATAATAGCAGTCCATTACGTCACACTATAGTAGATGAATTGATTACACTTTTTGGAGGACAATGGGAGGAAGAAAGCAAAACATTTACTTCAAAAAATTTATCTATCACCCTATCTTTTGAATTGATAGGGGAGATTATAGAAGGAGAAGTCAAGTCAACTCCAGAAGTTAAAATACAAAAAGAGATTATTCGAAAAGCGAAAGAACAGGCCTTAAAACGATACCAAGGTTTTAACGCATGTATTATTGAAATCTTACCTCCAAAGCATTACTCGGGAAGAATTGATCCTAAAAATGGAATAAAAGAAGGTTTTGCCAAAGCTGGTTTACTTAGCAAATTTATCATTCGTGATGATGCCAATATCAACCATAAATCTAAAGCTGCAATACTTGCCTTATTAACTCAGCATGGGGTTACCGTTCCCAAACTCAATTTCATGTTGCAAAACAACGATAATTCTTTTCCTAAGCTAGAAGAATATATTGGAGTGTATATACTTAAAAGGACATTCCCATGTTTAGTGAAGGTTAATACTATTACAAGAGAGGTTAGAGTCAAGACCTTATACGGAAAGAAAGGCTGGAAAAAATATAATAACGTTCTTATTGAATTAGCTCATTACAATTGGGAAAAACACAATGAACTTGTTAACCCAATACAACTAAAATCTGAATTTTCGAGATGGATAATAGAAGAAATCAGAAACATTCAGTCAGTATCATTATGGATGTGTCTTGCTGAAAACTTAAGATCTACTTGGAAAATACTTCAAGACCAAAACTTACCATTAGATCATATCGGAGAAAACCCGACAGAGTTGTACCCGATTGCTGAACTCAATACTAAAGTCCGATTGATTAGACTTAGACATTCGGAAAATTGTAAGATTATGCCTCTAGACATTAACGATGAAATTAAGCGAGGAAAAGGTGGAGGAATATATATAAAAGATGAAAGAATATTATATACTGTGGCACAAAGTCCTTCAACGGATCGCAGCAATATGGCGACTACTCGAAAAGATAATATTAAAGATAATCACCAACTCCAGCAACCTTTAGAGATTGCTTTATTTGCATTACAAGAAGAGGATAAAAAAAATGTTGATCAAATCCCCTATTGGGCCGAAATTATAGAGCGACTTCGTAAAGCAAATCTAGCATTTGGAGAAGCGACTATTTTACCTCTACCCTTACACCTCGCAAAAAAAATGAACGATTATATCTTTAAGTAAAATGTTCGAGATATTCATTAACCATCTACATCTCTAGTTTTATCAGTACTCCAAGCTCTAAACCTCCTACCCGAAAGTATCTACCTCAATATTTTTTCCTACTACTAAGGATACTCTTGTTGTAGGATTATTGAAATACGACCTTAAATCCGTTTTATATCACTGATACTTATGTCAGGATATATATTGTATGAACACAAACATATTCTTTACTTTAATAATTCAATACCTTCTAAACTACAGATTTGAATTATCAGCTTTCTAAAACACGTTGGATACCTCATTTTAAAACATGATAATGAGGTTTAAATAACCATAATATATGTACTGTTATACATGTTAACATATAATGTTCTTTTCTTTATTCATGATTAAAAAGTCAAAATACTTGATTTTATCGCATCACTAAAGTTCTGTCTGTACTGAAAGTACAACGTCTCCCCCCTTTATTGAAACATATAAAAAAGGAGTCCTCAAATGAAGACTCCTTTTTATAGACTAAAAAGAGTATTGTATTATTTCACATCAGATAAATTCAATAATTTAGGGATGTCCCATCTTGGTTTATAAGAGTGATATTTCTTTTAAAAACTACAACTTCTTAAACATCAACATGTCTTTCATGAATATCTGTACATGATAAGCTTGTGATGGTTCTTGCTAAGTTTATGATCCCAACCGCTTCAAAGCATAAGCCATCATATAATGCCGACATTAAAATCTTTGGATTTGAATTTCCATTAAATGGATTATTGCTCATTAAACTCGTAAACGCAAGACTTTCCCCCAATGAGGTCAAGACATTTTGAGATGTTTTAAGACCTAATTCAGCTCTGTCGTAGTTCTTGTGCGTAGATTTTTTTAATTCTTTATCTCCTTCAACTGCCAGATAAATAAAAGAAGCCAAATGTGCCAATCCTGCTATTGAAGTAAGTGCTGTTACTGCCTTCTGTCCTTTTTCATATTTATTATAGGTACAAACGAAGCCTGCAATATCAAGAATATTTAA
This genomic interval carries:
- a CDS encoding pPIWI_RE_Z domain-containing protein, which gives rise to MIPERYYQALEPFFSKTNGPFRRKIKDCYYFEVALYLLDLLEISDPNGFRSLMSGYQFPCLDLDNWKDSKHYELVTRLRYKREFNRMSNKYEWEKRIKEYQILPKIIRRYDITDSIQKLETSICPDRESLFREELNSIPKSNLREVKFAEKGKQYHVKYKKDKKIDVNILDHHISTQRIAQLEFENENPKSFDINWIELEIIARWIDKRFEELNLPSRNYNTRLEKIRLKIYNNSSETFEKTQILSLENVSHMIGMLGSGKSTLMDILAVYIAQKGWHITLVVNDVIDALNKCDFYSKLGLLANPILSTQKERKLEHLRRAYQSIPQEEYNSHKAFEWLNTSCALNLDDENGQGLDVSHYPCQDLSRIESEKSKRYVCPLYAQCNFHSLEHNLSKANIWVITPAALLYSRPSPMVSPTRLYYWELAYQKSSLIIFDEADRVQLQLDNYMSPSETLVSDGKSWLDQLHKEVNDLLQKGQHQKYLVIPDWVKAVNRSMEAYRHLQEFLAMDFVSNRLRKYPFFSSYTILSSVDHLCKGKESDDTQELSECFAKYLATKEPMKNIDFESELQQLTVHLFAGEEFSDLEVEVWNWLSKQAELNKVYKTSFEEIDVRKEIVTYLCIALIIRVLQFNLNRVIVDWGSAQATFPELKELSSDIMQSWQRNLSASIPKSPIGNIIGFKYILEKEKQVRNNVGDLQFIKLLGMGRYFLSHFSTLKLDSHQLKGPATLLLSGTSSSGESPSYHINLPVKYILENPDYSKSLDIKFHFEFFRDQEGKSIKVSGLHGPSRFDALKKLLNCLFEINEGETLSLIKKRLLNLEQGRQKILLVVGSYEEVRIALQHFSKIKHNFERRIVGLEKDGYHSLENVEDQYIGSRFISRGKVDRFKDFDADVLIAPLLALERGHNILNEDHKAAFGAAYFLVRPHPIPYDLNLGVRRLSKWATKQSSNRGFGNGVSYIDIHKKFTNLAYQRWYAVMKDSNTLSRLPDHERDEIVWDYLVTIWQLIGRLIRGGVSCEIRFCDAAFARITSGLDKPKGQTYDDSSTSILLNFRSILSDFFSEKSEAPKQQITITKAMYRPLYKALLNISGI
- a CDS encoding pPIWI_RE module domain-containing protein, translated to MTNNPKKGQPMAFHLLDDCQELKQVIWTLQFPLEWQGILDYVIHKEKDSESNKRLPIRSLNQILKSLIPNIFATNDYTETVWLYCKEPIPNDLLLMFVQIWVKASFKTHPLVLVLDRLKADDLQWEPLDVDFSNLNTSMFQNENNHRIPDYIFDTLPHIIANYLVQSTHEKSLTIYDDPLRFKKIHSDNRNVQLVSWPPLYDIGYKEGRYYYSYYISFSLYLSPYQEKPEVVMTSGIKRYLSNRFQDTYSKNKRSVIIDPKMNWPVKLSDPYSLCSISYKYDHDKSEVVPDGLFLEILQMLQEDQKSNSIPDYQTILSNVDRYINRYTIVYKDNENAHGIGKGLSPADRKNIFEPVRDRLNSIMKPTPALPVITLRKNLITKKEAYNPFFNKKADVDLHQQRVEIVKNVRSDFRLNVLMINNSSPLRHTIVDELITLFGGQWEEESKTFTSKNLSITLSFELIGEIIEGEVKSTPEVKIQKEIIRKAKEQALKRYQGFNACIIEILPPKHYSGRIDPKNGIKEGFAKAGLLSKFIIRDDANINHKSKAAILALLTQHGVTVPKLNFMLQNNDNSFPKLEEYIGVYILKRTFPCLVKVNTITREVRVKTLYGKKGWKKYNNVLIELAHYNWEKHNELVNPIQLKSEFSRWIIEEIRNIQSVSLWMCLAENLRSTWKILQDQNLPLDHIGENPTELYPIAELNTKVRLIRLRHSENCKIMPLDINDEIKRGKGGGIYIKDERILYTVAQSPSTDRSNMATTRKDNIKDNHQLQQPLEIALFALQEEDKKNVDQIPYWAEIIERLRKANLAFGEATILPLPLHLAKKMNDYIFK